From the Methanocaldococcus fervens AG86 genome, the window ATGATTTTAGCGGCTGAAGATGACGAAGGAAACGTTAGCTTATTAACAGTCGATAAGGACATAAAGGCAGGTAGTAAAGTCAGATAATTTCAAAATTTTTATTTTTCATTTATTTTATTATTTTTATTTTATATTTGGGGTGATGGAATGTTACAAAAATGTATAAAGTGTGGAAAAACTTACGATGTTGATGAGATTGTTTATACATGCGAGTGTGGAGGTTTATTGGAAATTGTTTATGACTACGAAGAAATAAAGGACAAAGTCTCAAAAGAAAAATTAAGGGAAAGAGAGATTGGCGTTTGGAGATACTTAGAGTATTTGCCAGTAAAAGATGAAAGTAAAATCGTTACTTTGCATGAGGGAGGAACGCCATTATACAGATGTAAAAACTTAGAGGAAGAGTTGGGAGTTAAAGAACTCTATGTGAAAAATGAGGGGGCTAACCCAACTGGAAGCTTTAAAGATAGGGGAATGACCGTTGGTGTAACAAGGGCTAATGAATTGGAAGTTGATGTTGTTGGCTGTGCTTCAACTGGGAATACCTCTGCCTCTTTAGCCGCTTACTCAGCAAGAAGTGGGAAGAAGTGTATAGTTCTATTGCCGGAAGGGAAAGTAGCTTTAGGAAAATTAGCCCAGGCAATGTTTTATGGGGCTAAAGTTATTCAGGTTAAAGGAAACTTTGACGATGCATTAGATATGGTTAAACAGTTGGCAAAGGAAAAATTAATCTATTTGCTAAATTCAATAAACCCATTTAGATTAGAGGGGCAGAAGACAATAGCCTTTGAGATATGCGACCAATTAAACTGGGAGGTTCCAGATAGAGTTATAGTCCCTGTAGGTAATGCTGGAAACATCTCAGCTATATGGAAAGGATTTAAGGAATTTGAAATAACAGGTATTACAGATGAGTTACCAAAAATGACTGGAATTCAGGCGGAAGGTGCTAAGCCAATTGTTGAAGCATTTAAAAAGAAAGCTAAGGATATCATTCCATACAAAAATCCAGAAACAATTGCAACAGCTATAAGGATTGGAAATCCTGTAAATGCTCCAAAGGCTTTAGATGCGATATACTCATCTGGAGGTTATGCTGAAGCAGTTACAGATGAAGAGATTGTTGAAGCTCAAAAGTTGTTGGCAAGGAGAGAAGGAATATTTGTTGAACCTGCTTCAGCTTCATCAATAGCTGGACTGAAAAAGTTATTGGAAGATGGAGTTATTGACAGAGATGAAAGAATTGTTTGTATAACAACTGGACATGGTTTAAAAGACCCTGACGCGGCAATAAGAGCAAGTGAAGAGCCAATAAAAATTGAATGTGATCTTGAAGTTTTAAAAAGAATTTTGAAGGAGTTGTAAGCAAATTATTTATTTGATAGTTGCATATCTCTATTCAAAAAATTCTGGGTGAGATTATGCAGAGTGTAATAAAAGGAAGGGTCTGGAAATTTGGAGATAACATAGATACGGATGCCATATTGCCAGCAAGATACTTAGTTTATACAAAACCAGAGGAATTAGCTCAATTTGTCATGACTGGGGCAGACCCTGAATTTCCAAAGAAAGTTAAGCCTGGAGATATAATAGTTGGGGGCAAGAACTTTGGATGCGGTTCAAGTAGAGAACATGCTCCATTGGGATTAAAAGGAGCTGGAATTAGCTGTGTTATTGCTGAGAGTTTTGCAAGAATATTTTACAGAAACGCCATCAACGTTGGATTACCATTAATTGAATGTAAAGGAATTTCAGAGAAGGTTAATGAAGGAGATGAATTGGAGGTTAATTTAGAAACTGGAGAGATTAAAAACTTAACTACTGGAGAGGTTTTAAAAGGTAATAAATTGCCAGAGTTTATGATGGAAATTTTAGAGGCTGGAGGATTAATGCCTTACTTAAAGAAAAAGATGGCTGAAACTCAGTAATTTTATTTTATTATTTTTAATTTATTTTTATTTTGAGGGGATAATATGATAAGTGATAATGTAAAAAAAGGGTTAAAAAGAGCTCCAAATAGGAGTTTATTAAAAGCATGTGGATATACAGATGAAGAGATAGAGAGGCCTTTTATTGGAGTTGTTAATAGCTTTACTGAAGTAGTTCCAGGACATATTCATTTAAGAGAAGTAGCTGATGCAGTAAAAAAAGGTATCTACGCTAATGGAGGAACAGCCTTTGAATTCAACACAATGGCTATATGCGATGGAATTGCGATGGGACATGAGGGGATGAAATACTCCCTACCATCAAGGGAGATTATTGCAGATACTGTGGAAAGTATGGCCAAAGCTCATGGATTTGATGGATTAGTTTTAATTCCAAGCTGTGATAAGATAGTTCCTGGAATGATAATGGGAGCTATAAGGACTGGACTACCATTTATAGTTGTTACTGGGGGTCCGATGTTTCCTGGAGAGTTTAAAGGAGAGAAGTATGATTTAATCAGCGTATTTGAAGGGGTTGGAGCTTGTGCAGCAAGAAAAATTACTGAAGAAGAGCTTAAAGAGATTGAAGATATTGCATGTCCGGGAGCTGGTAGCTGTGCAGGTTTATTCACAGCAAACACAATGGCATGTTTAACTGAGGCTATGGGATTATCCCT encodes:
- the thrC gene encoding threonine synthase; amino-acid sequence: MLQKCIKCGKTYDVDEIVYTCECGGLLEIVYDYEEIKDKVSKEKLREREIGVWRYLEYLPVKDESKIVTLHEGGTPLYRCKNLEEELGVKELYVKNEGANPTGSFKDRGMTVGVTRANELEVDVVGCASTGNTSASLAAYSARSGKKCIVLLPEGKVALGKLAQAMFYGAKVIQVKGNFDDALDMVKQLAKEKLIYLLNSINPFRLEGQKTIAFEICDQLNWEVPDRVIVPVGNAGNISAIWKGFKEFEITGITDELPKMTGIQAEGAKPIVEAFKKKAKDIIPYKNPETIATAIRIGNPVNAPKALDAIYSSGGYAEAVTDEEIVEAQKLLARREGIFVEPASASSIAGLKKLLEDGVIDRDERIVCITTGHGLKDPDAAIRASEEPIKIECDLEVLKRILKEL
- the leuD gene encoding Isopropylmalate/citramalate isomerase small subunit gives rise to the protein MQSVIKGRVWKFGDNIDTDAILPARYLVYTKPEELAQFVMTGADPEFPKKVKPGDIIVGGKNFGCGSSREHAPLGLKGAGISCVIAESFARIFYRNAINVGLPLIECKGISEKVNEGDELEVNLETGEIKNLTTGEVLKGNKLPEFMMEILEAGGLMPYLKKKMAETQ